The Buteo buteo chromosome 25, bButBut1.hap1.1, whole genome shotgun sequence genome has a window encoding:
- the UNC50 gene encoding protein unc-50 homolog has product MLPTTSVNSRSQGNGALSPRDAARHTAGAKRYKYLRRLFHFRQMDFEFALWQMLYLFTSPQRVYRNFHYRKQTKDQWARDDPAFLVLLSIWLCVSTVGFGFVLDMGFFETIKLLLWVVFIDCVGVGLLIATLMWFISNKYLVKQQNRDYDVEWGYAFDVHLNAFYPLLVILHFIQLFFINYVIISDSVIGYFVGNTLWLIAIGYYIYVTFLGYSALPFLKNTAILLYPFALLIMLYLISLACGWNFTKMLCSFYKYRVK; this is encoded by the exons ATGCTGCCAACCACTTCAGTTAATTCTCGGAGCCAGGGCAACGGTGCGCTGAGTCCCAGAGATGCTGCGAGGCACACAGCTGGGGCAAAACGCTACAAGTACCTGCGGAGGCTCTTCCACTTCCGACAGATGGACTTCGAGTTTGCTCTTTGGCAGATGCTTTACCTGTTTACTTCACCACAGAGGGTTTATAGGAACTTTCACTACAGAAAACAGACGAAGGACCAATGGGCAAGAGATGATCCTGCTTTCTTAGTGCTTCTCAGTATCTGGCTCTGCG tGTCTACTGTAGgatttggatttgtgctggacatgggtttttttgaaacaatAAAGCTGCTACTTTGGGTTGTATTCATAGACTGTGTAGGCGTTGGCCTCCTGATTGCGACTCTAATGTG GTTCATTTCTAATAAGTACTTggtgaagcagcagaacagagaCTATGATGTGGAGTGGGGATATGCCTTTGATGTTCATCTGAATGCTTTCTATCCACTTCTagtcattttgcattttatccAGCTGTTTTTCATCAACT ATGTCATCATATCTGATTCTGTCATTGGGTATTTTGTTGGGAATACATTATGGCTGATCGCAATCGGCTATTACATCTATGTGACATTCCTAGGATACAGTG catTGCCCTTTTTGAAGAACACAGCTATTCTTTTGTATCCGTTTGCACTTCTCATCATGCTCTATTTGATCTCACTGGCATGTGGATGGAACTTCACCAAGATGCTTTGTTCCTTTTATAAATACagagtgaaataa
- the COA5 gene encoding cytochrome c oxidase assembly factor 5: MPKYYEDKEEDGRACGGVREDLRQCLLESPCVLQEKKSPKQCLREGHCRSLQVTFFACKRSMLDTRARFRGRKGY, from the exons ATGCCCAAGTACTACGAGGATAAGGAGGAGGACGGGCGGGCCTGCGGGGGGGTGAGGGAGGACCTGCGGCAGTGCCTGCTGGAGAGCCCCTGCGTCCTGCAG gaaaagaaaagccccaaacaaTGTTTGAGGGAAGGACACTGTAGGAGTTTGCAAGTGACATTTTTTGCATGTAAAAGATCGATG TTGGATACCAGAGCAAGAttcagaggaaggaagggataCTGA